In a single window of the Raphanus sativus cultivar WK10039 chromosome 9, ASM80110v3, whole genome shotgun sequence genome:
- the LOC108826423 gene encoding protein WUSCHEL-like isoform X2, with the protein MEQPQYHNHHHQQTDQESGNNNKSGSGGYPCRQTSTRWTPTTEQIRILKDLYYNNGVRSPTADQIQKISARLRQYGKIEGKNVFYWFQNHKARERQKKRFNGTTMTTPTSSSPNSVMMANDHYHHQHHPLLHHHHHGVTMHRPASVNIKLDQENHLLHQNISYPNFHNGNLNHATSGTECGALNASPNGYMSSHLYGSMEQDYSVSYNNLGGGWTNMDHNHHYSAPAYNFFDRPKPLSGLKDHEEEGEYGGDAYLEHRRTLSLFPMHGEDHINGSGDAFLKYGQSDERDYYGRGPCASLKLCLNSYAGVSPD; encoded by the exons ATGGAGCAACCGCAATATCATAACCATCACCATCAGCAAACCGACCAAGAGAGCGGCAACAACAACAAGTCCGGCTCTGGTGGTTACCCGTGTCGCCAAACGAGCACAAGATGGACACCAACGACGGAGCAGATCAGAATCCTCAAAGATCTCTACTACAACAACGGAGTTCGGTCACCAACAGCCGACCAGATCCAGAAGATCTCTGCACGGCTGAGACAGTACGGAAAGATCGAGGGTAAGAACGTCTTTTACTGGTTCCAGAACCACAAGGCTCGTGAGCGacagaagaagagattcaacgGCACAACCATGACCACACCAACATCTTCATCCCCCAACTCGGTTATGATGGCCAACGACcattatcatcatcaacatcatcctcttctgcatcatcatcatcatggtGTTACCATGCATAGGCCTGCTTCGGTCAATATTAAGCTTGACCAAGAAAATCATCTCCTTCATCAGAACATATCATATCCCAACTTTCATAACG GGAATTTAAATCATGCAACTTCAGGCACTGAATGTGGTGCTCTTAATGCTTCTCCCAATGGCTACATGAGTAGCCATCTCTATGGATCTATG GAACAAGATTATTCAGTGAGCTACAACAACTTAGGCGGAGGATGGACAAACATGGATCATAATCATCATTACTCAGCTCCAGCTTACAACTTCTTCGATAGACCAAAGCCTCTGTCTGGACTAAAAGATcacgaagaagaaggagaatatGGTGGCGATGCTTATCTGGAACATAGACGTACACTTTCTCTCTTCCCTATGCACGGTGAGGATCACATCAACGGCAGTGGTGATGCCTTTTTGAAGTACGGACAGTCGGACGAGCGTGATTATTATGGTAGAGGGCCTTGTGCTTCTCTCAAGTTATGTCTAAACTCCTACGCAGGCGTCTCACCGGATTAA
- the LOC108825117 gene encoding LOW QUALITY PROTEIN: uncharacterized protein LOC108825117 (The sequence of the model RefSeq protein was modified relative to this genomic sequence to represent the inferred CDS: inserted 1 base in 1 codon; deleted 1 base in 1 codon): protein CFHEIRAKVQXETNDALMKMKSLQVGFRGHVDMSYKISESLALLPLQLQQHFTTITEIVMRNLRSSVSHCMLVTVRTYDILEIKGPIEGDYILRPYRLIHLSTLHFSFNCLIILKNAQKSLLTDC, encoded by the exons tgttttcatGAAATTAGGGCAAAAGTAC ACGAAACTAATGATGCCCTAATGAAAATGAAATCTCTGCAAGTGGGTTTTAGGGGCCACGTAGACATGAGTTACAAAATCTCCGAGTCTTTAGCCCTCCTGCCTCTTCAG CTTCAACAGCACTTTACGACGATAACAGAGATCGTGATGCGTAATTTAAGATCCTCTGTTTCTCACTGCATGCTCGTTACCGTACGGACATATGATATATTAGAAATCAAAGGGCCTATAGAGGGAGATTATATACTTAGACCATACAGGCTCATTCAT CTTAGTACACTGCATTTTTCGTTTAACTGTCTAATTATTCTCAAGAATGCTCAGAAATCGCTTTTAACTGATTGTTAA
- the LOC108826423 gene encoding protein WUSCHEL-like isoform X1, whose protein sequence is MEQPQYHNHHHQQTDQESGNNNKSGSGGYPCRQTSTRWTPTTEQIRILKDLYYNNGVRSPTADQIQKISARLRQYGKIEGKNVFYWFQNHKARERQKKRFNGTTMTTPTSSSPNSVMMANDHYHHQHHPLLHHHHHGVTMHRPASVNIKLDQENHLLHQNISYPNFHNGTECGALNASPNGYMSSHLYGSMEQDYSVSYNNLGGGWTNMDHNHHYSAPAYNFFDRPKPLSGLKDHEEEGEYGGDAYLEHRRTLSLFPMHGEDHINGSGDAFLKYGQSDERDYYGRGPCASLKLCLNSYAGVSPD, encoded by the exons ATGGAGCAACCGCAATATCATAACCATCACCATCAGCAAACCGACCAAGAGAGCGGCAACAACAACAAGTCCGGCTCTGGTGGTTACCCGTGTCGCCAAACGAGCACAAGATGGACACCAACGACGGAGCAGATCAGAATCCTCAAAGATCTCTACTACAACAACGGAGTTCGGTCACCAACAGCCGACCAGATCCAGAAGATCTCTGCACGGCTGAGACAGTACGGAAAGATCGAGGGTAAGAACGTCTTTTACTGGTTCCAGAACCACAAGGCTCGTGAGCGacagaagaagagattcaacgGCACAACCATGACCACACCAACATCTTCATCCCCCAACTCGGTTATGATGGCCAACGACcattatcatcatcaacatcatcctcttctgcatcatcatcatcatggtGTTACCATGCATAGGCCTGCTTCGGTCAATATTAAGCTTGACCAAGAAAATCATCTCCTTCATCAGAACATATCATATCCCAACTTTCATAACG GCACTGAATGTGGTGCTCTTAATGCTTCTCCCAATGGCTACATGAGTAGCCATCTCTATGGATCTATG GAACAAGATTATTCAGTGAGCTACAACAACTTAGGCGGAGGATGGACAAACATGGATCATAATCATCATTACTCAGCTCCAGCTTACAACTTCTTCGATAGACCAAAGCCTCTGTCTGGACTAAAAGATcacgaagaagaaggagaatatGGTGGCGATGCTTATCTGGAACATAGACGTACACTTTCTCTCTTCCCTATGCACGGTGAGGATCACATCAACGGCAGTGGTGATGCCTTTTTGAAGTACGGACAGTCGGACGAGCGTGATTATTATGGTAGAGGGCCTTGTGCTTCTCTCAAGTTATGTCTAAACTCCTACGCAGGCGTCTCACCGGATTAA